A genomic segment from Pistricoccus aurantiacus encodes:
- the trxA gene encoding thioredoxin — MSQNVDVTTNNFEQEVLKADKPVLLKFWAPWCGPCKMMAPVVDEVADERSENLKVVSINVDDAPEIAAEQGVRGVPTVMLFKSGAKVASLVGAQSKSQLAQFIEQNI, encoded by the coding sequence ATGTCCCAGAATGTCGATGTCACTACCAACAATTTCGAGCAGGAAGTGCTCAAGGCAGACAAACCGGTCCTGTTGAAGTTTTGGGCGCCCTGGTGCGGCCCTTGCAAGATGATGGCACCGGTAGTCGATGAAGTGGCTGATGAGCGCAGCGAAAATCTGAAAGTCGTCAGCATCAACGTGGACGATGCGCCGGAGATTGCCGCAGAGCAAGGCGTGCGTGGCGTTCCCACGGTCATGCTGTTCAAGTCAGGCGCTAAGGTGGCTTCCCTCGTCGGCGCGCAGTCAAAATCCCAGCTGGCTCAGTTCATCGAACAAAATATCTGA
- the cysB gene encoding HTH-type transcriptional regulator CysB, translating to MKLQQLRYIWEVTRHNLNVSATAQSLYTSQPGISKQIRLLEDELGIEIFARSGKHLTRVTPAGQAIVDLAGQVLRTTENIKQIAQEHSDERRGSLSLATTHTQARYALPPVIHAFRQKYPDVALHMQQGTPKQIAEMVSEGQADFAICTEALELFSDLVLLPCYRWNRCLLVPKQHPLTRVQNLTLEKVAEYPLITYVFGFTGRSQLDDAFHAKNLTPHVVLTAADADVIKTYVRLGLGVGIVAHMAIDPQEDSDLVALDASHLFESSTTKIGIRRGTFMRSYMYDFLQRFAGHLDRDVVDAALSAGPRHEQGLFEDIELPVR from the coding sequence ATGAAGTTACAGCAGTTGCGCTATATATGGGAAGTTACCCGGCACAATCTCAACGTATCCGCGACTGCTCAGAGTCTTTATACCTCGCAGCCGGGAATCTCCAAACAGATCCGCCTGCTCGAGGACGAACTGGGGATCGAGATATTTGCGCGCAGCGGCAAGCATCTGACTCGAGTGACCCCGGCGGGGCAAGCCATCGTCGACCTGGCGGGGCAGGTGCTGCGTACCACGGAGAATATCAAGCAGATTGCCCAGGAGCACAGCGACGAGCGCCGTGGTAGCCTGTCGCTTGCCACCACTCATACCCAGGCGCGCTATGCCTTGCCTCCGGTGATCCATGCATTTCGCCAGAAGTATCCGGACGTAGCCCTGCACATGCAGCAGGGCACTCCCAAGCAGATCGCCGAAATGGTCAGTGAGGGCCAGGCGGATTTCGCTATCTGTACCGAAGCCCTGGAGCTTTTCAGCGATCTGGTATTACTGCCCTGCTACCGCTGGAATCGCTGCCTGCTGGTGCCCAAGCAGCATCCGCTGACGCGGGTACAGAATCTGACCCTGGAAAAAGTCGCGGAATATCCCCTGATTACCTATGTCTTTGGTTTTACTGGGCGCTCTCAACTGGACGATGCCTTTCACGCCAAGAATCTCACCCCCCACGTGGTGCTGACCGCCGCGGATGCGGACGTCATCAAGACCTACGTGCGCCTTGGGCTGGGGGTGGGTATCGTTGCGCACATGGCGATCGATCCGCAGGAGGACAGCGATCTGGTGGCGCTGGATGCCAGCCATCTGTTCGAGAGTTCGACCACCAAGATCGGCATTCGCCGCGGTACCTTCATGCGCAGCTACATGTACGATTTCCTGCAGCGCTTCGCCGGGCATCTCGATCGGGATGTGGTCGACGCCGCCCTGAGCGCCGGGCCGCGTCACGAGCAGGGGTTGTTCGAGGATATCGAGCTGCCAGTCCGCTGA